From a region of the Solanum stenotomum isolate F172 chromosome 2, ASM1918654v1, whole genome shotgun sequence genome:
- the LOC125856840 gene encoding serine/threonine-protein kinase PCRK1-like isoform X1: MDITILVQIIPLCCGRVVNSPSLSVLSPLYMHLPLLGMKCFQFSNSDKNDDHNKTRKSTSGQSSASVFTDPDLKGSEYNSQNVSSDISPESSSRLSFSCLSNKKPCHLKVFTVEELKSATKNFSRSLMLGEGGFGGVYKGVLKDTNIAVKQLSQRGLQGHKEWVTEVNVLGVVEHPNLVKLIGYCAQDDERGIQRLLVYEFLPNRSVQDHLISRFMSPLPWETRLNIARDAARGLAYLHEGMEFQIIFRDFKSSNILLDEKWNAKLSDFGLARLGPSDGLSHVSTAVVGTVGYAAPEYIQTGRLTSKSDVWSYGVFLYELITGRRPLDRNKPKNEQKLLEWVRPHLSDLKKFEQILDPRLDGNYSIKSAQKLAAIANRCLVKHPRNRPKMSEVLEMVNQVVEATEGAKCPRTPVDESSTPNIDNDMFMIRCLNASRRLVEHTPRENKLLVWKLWKPKLVSSN, translated from the exons ATGGATATAACCATTTTAGTACAAATAATACCACTGTGTTGTGGTAGAGTGGTAAATAGTCCCTCATTGTCGGTTTTGAGTCCCCTGTATATGCACTTACCTTTGTTAG GGATGAAGTGTTTCCAGTTCTCTAATTCAGATAAGAATGATGATCATAACAAGACTAGAAAGTCAACATCAGGCCAGTCATCTGCCTCTGTTTTCACAGATCCTGATCTGAAAGGATCTGAATACAACTCACAAAATGTGTCATCGGACATTAGCCCTGAGTCCTCTTCGAGGCTCTCGTTTTCGTGCTTGTCTAATAAAAAGCCTTGTCACCTTAAGGTCTTCACAGTTGAAGAGTTGAAGAGTGCCACCAAGAACTTTAGTCGATCCCTCATGCTAGGAGAAGGCGGTTTTGGAGGTGTATACAAGGGCGTTTTAAAGGACACAAATATTGCTGTTAAACAACTCAGCCAAAGAGGCTTGCAG GGGCATAAGGAATGGGTGACGGAAGTGAACGTCCTTGGTGTCGTTGAGCATCCGAATCTTGTCAAATTAATAGGCTATTGTGCACAGGATGATGAAAGAGGAATACAACGTTTACTGGTATATGAGTTTTTGCCCAACAGAAGTGTACAAGATCATTTAATAAGTCGTTTTATGTCACCTTTGCCATGGGAAACAAGGTTAAATATCGCTCGTGATGCTGCTCGAGGCTTGGCTTACCTACACGAGGGAATGGAGTTTCAG ATTATCTTTAGAGATTTCAAATCGTCTAACATTCTCTTGGATGAGAAATGGAATGCAAAGTTGTCTGATTTTGGCTTGGCCAGATTAGGACCTTCTGACGGATTAAGCCATGTCTCAACAGCG GTGGTGGGAACTGTTGGATATGCCGCTCCAGAATATATACAAACTGGGCGCCTAACGTCCAAGAGTGATGTATGGAGCTATGGGGTGTTTCTATATGAACTCATCACAGGCAGGCGTCCGTTGGACAGAAATAAACCTAAAAATGAGCAGAAACTTCTTGAATGGGTAAGACCACATCTTTCCGACCTGAAGAAGTTTGAACAAATATTGGATCCTCGATTGGATGGAAACTATTCCATTAAATCTGCTCAGAAGTTAGCTGCCATAGCTAATAGGTGTTTAGTTAAACACCCGAGAAATCGTCCAAAAATGAGCGAGGTCTTGGAGATGGTAAATCAGGTTGTGGAGGCAACTGAAGGAGCTAAATGTCCACGAACCCCTGTAGACGAAAGTTCAACGCCAAACATCGACAATGACATGTTTATGATAAGGTGTCTCAATGCAAGTAGAAGGTTGGTAGAACACACACCAAGAGAAAACAAGTTGTTGGTTTGGAAATTGTGGAAGCCTAAGCTTGTCAGTTCAAATTGA
- the LOC125856840 gene encoding serine/threonine-protein kinase PCRK1-like isoform X2: protein MKCFQFSNSDKNDDHNKTRKSTSGQSSASVFTDPDLKGSEYNSQNVSSDISPESSSRLSFSCLSNKKPCHLKVFTVEELKSATKNFSRSLMLGEGGFGGVYKGVLKDTNIAVKQLSQRGLQGHKEWVTEVNVLGVVEHPNLVKLIGYCAQDDERGIQRLLVYEFLPNRSVQDHLISRFMSPLPWETRLNIARDAARGLAYLHEGMEFQIIFRDFKSSNILLDEKWNAKLSDFGLARLGPSDGLSHVSTAVVGTVGYAAPEYIQTGRLTSKSDVWSYGVFLYELITGRRPLDRNKPKNEQKLLEWVRPHLSDLKKFEQILDPRLDGNYSIKSAQKLAAIANRCLVKHPRNRPKMSEVLEMVNQVVEATEGAKCPRTPVDESSTPNIDNDMFMIRCLNASRRLVEHTPRENKLLVWKLWKPKLVSSN from the exons ATGAAGTGTTTCCAGTTCTCTAATTCAGATAAGAATGATGATCATAACAAGACTAGAAAGTCAACATCAGGCCAGTCATCTGCCTCTGTTTTCACAGATCCTGATCTGAAAGGATCTGAATACAACTCACAAAATGTGTCATCGGACATTAGCCCTGAGTCCTCTTCGAGGCTCTCGTTTTCGTGCTTGTCTAATAAAAAGCCTTGTCACCTTAAGGTCTTCACAGTTGAAGAGTTGAAGAGTGCCACCAAGAACTTTAGTCGATCCCTCATGCTAGGAGAAGGCGGTTTTGGAGGTGTATACAAGGGCGTTTTAAAGGACACAAATATTGCTGTTAAACAACTCAGCCAAAGAGGCTTGCAG GGGCATAAGGAATGGGTGACGGAAGTGAACGTCCTTGGTGTCGTTGAGCATCCGAATCTTGTCAAATTAATAGGCTATTGTGCACAGGATGATGAAAGAGGAATACAACGTTTACTGGTATATGAGTTTTTGCCCAACAGAAGTGTACAAGATCATTTAATAAGTCGTTTTATGTCACCTTTGCCATGGGAAACAAGGTTAAATATCGCTCGTGATGCTGCTCGAGGCTTGGCTTACCTACACGAGGGAATGGAGTTTCAG ATTATCTTTAGAGATTTCAAATCGTCTAACATTCTCTTGGATGAGAAATGGAATGCAAAGTTGTCTGATTTTGGCTTGGCCAGATTAGGACCTTCTGACGGATTAAGCCATGTCTCAACAGCG GTGGTGGGAACTGTTGGATATGCCGCTCCAGAATATATACAAACTGGGCGCCTAACGTCCAAGAGTGATGTATGGAGCTATGGGGTGTTTCTATATGAACTCATCACAGGCAGGCGTCCGTTGGACAGAAATAAACCTAAAAATGAGCAGAAACTTCTTGAATGGGTAAGACCACATCTTTCCGACCTGAAGAAGTTTGAACAAATATTGGATCCTCGATTGGATGGAAACTATTCCATTAAATCTGCTCAGAAGTTAGCTGCCATAGCTAATAGGTGTTTAGTTAAACACCCGAGAAATCGTCCAAAAATGAGCGAGGTCTTGGAGATGGTAAATCAGGTTGTGGAGGCAACTGAAGGAGCTAAATGTCCACGAACCCCTGTAGACGAAAGTTCAACGCCAAACATCGACAATGACATGTTTATGATAAGGTGTCTCAATGCAAGTAGAAGGTTGGTAGAACACACACCAAGAGAAAACAAGTTGTTGGTTTGGAAATTGTGGAAGCCTAAGCTTGTCAGTTCAAATTGA